A single Opisthocomus hoazin isolate bOpiHoa1 chromosome 1, bOpiHoa1.hap1, whole genome shotgun sequence DNA region contains:
- the RCSD1 gene encoding capZ-interacting protein, protein MENRPAETNSEVDQSASPSVAQLAGKFKEQAANITGKEVPPHKPTRRKPPCSLPLYSHKTETSENDEQKRSPNACSIPKVKVKSSPMIEKLQANLAFAPAALLPGASPKSPGLKVLVSPFSTPPSTPSSPGIQSQPGDVNETPVSFDQPPEGTQLQFYNKVRTRGSIKRRPPSRRFRRSLSEYGDGEDLGVNISSPENGAKEDGDEVFGPKGKTEEAETESKEQKKQTGSDEKPSSRRGSSRSEDEEKGEKQAEEMTSCKSNPGDTKEEEVCCGAPGEENSPQPPSGNKVCEDPQGEEQQGSACEQEQGDKEKEEAEAEGKETSDSTDARRTPNTEETPVAPEPLQDAVGLGTASQPSTSATQDQGTA, encoded by the exons AACAGGCCAGCAGAGACCAACTCAGAGGTGGACCAGTCAGCATCACCCTCAGTGGCTCAGCTAGCAGGGAAATTCAAAGAACAAGCAGCCAATATCACTGGAAAAGAG GTACCACCTCATAAGCCAACTCGGAGGAAACCACCATGCTCGCTTCCATTGTATTCCCACAAAACCGAGACAAGTGAAAATGATGAGCAA aagcGGTCTCCAAATGCTTGCTCCATTCCCAAGGTCAAGGTGAAAAGCTCCCCCATGATTGAGAAGCTGCAG GCCAATCTGGCTTTtgctccagctgctctgctgccggGAGCATCTCCCAAAAGCCCTGGTCTGAAAGTCCTGGTTTCTCCGTTCAGCACCCCTCCCTCAACGCCCAGCAGCCCAGGGATTCAGTCCCAGCCCGGTGACGTGAACGAGACGCCGGTCAGCTTTGATCAACCCCCAGAAGGCACTCAGCTGCAATTCTATAACAAG GTGCGGACGCGAGGATCGATAAAGCGCAGGCCTCCCTCCAGGAGGTTCCGAAGATCTCTGTCCGAGTATGGAGATGGGGAAGATTTAGGGGTCAACATCTCCTCTCCAGAAAATGGTGCCAAGGAAGATGGGGATGAGGTGTTTGGGCCCAAGGGCAAGACAGAGGAGGCAGAAACAGAGAGCaaagagcaaaagaaacagaCAGGGTCTGATGAGAAGCCCTCATCAAGGAGAGGATCCAGCAGATCCGAAGatgaagaaaaaggggaaaaacaggcAGAAGAAATGACTTCTTGCAAGAGTAATCCAGGTGATACAAAGGAGGAGGAAGTGTGTTGTGGTGCCCCAGGGGAGGAGAACTCTCCCCAGCCGCCCTCCGGAAACAAAGTGTGTGAGGATCCCCAAGgagaagagcagcaaggcagTGCCTGTGAACAGGAACAGGGGgacaaggagaaagaagaagctgAAGCTGAAGGAAAGGAGACCAGTGACAGCACAGATGCACGCAGAACACCAAACACTGAAGAAACACCAGTGGCACCTGAACCGCTGCAGGATGCAGTGGGCTTAGGGACTGCCAGTCAGCCTTCAACATCAGCCACGCAGGACCAGGGCACAGCGTAA